In Methanocaldococcus sp. FS406-22, the genomic stretch ACTTGTCCAACTCACTGTCATTGCTAAGGGTTATCCAAAACCTCCCTGCCATCACTGTTAACTCTACTGGAACTCCTTTAACATTTATTATCTTTCTCTCTGTATGATTCACTGGCAAACCTCTTGCTGGTCCATAAGTGATAACTTTAGGAAGAGGCTGACCGTGGATTACAACTCTCTCCACGGTCTTTAAATCATAGATTTTGTTAAGAAATTTTTCAGTTGTAGAGGCTTTCAAATACCTGTGTGGAAAGATTTCGACCTCAACCATAAACAATCACTTAAAATTTAGATTTTGTCTTTAACTTCTAATGCTCCTTTTATGACATACTTCAATGGTTCTCTGAACTCATCAATTGCACTGAAGACAGTTCCAACTAATGCTGATGTTCTCTCTGGTGAGAACATCTGTGTTCCAGCGTCTAAACACATTGCAGCTGCAACTGGTGGAATAGCAAATCCTTTTGAGTGTCTTGTAACGATGTGGTTTCCGTTGAAGATTCCAGGCCCTCCTCCTCCGTAGATTGAGTGACTGAAGAATGAGAATCCAACTGCTGTACCTTCACATCTACCGAAGTCAACTCCTGGTAATCCAGTTTCGTATTCTAAGATGTCGTTGTAGTATAAAATTGTTGATGCAACATTTTGTGCTGCTCTTGCAGCTCCACAGTTTACAATGACAGCTGCAACTAAACCTGCAGCTGCATAAGCGTTCCACTTAGCAACATCAACTGGTTTGTACATTGTGAATCCTGAAGGTAGTGTTTTGTCTTCCTTAATAATTCCATCTTCTAAAGCTCTCTCAACAACTGAAGCTACTACTGTACCAACAGTTCCATTCTTACCGTTTGCTTTTACTAAGTCAATTACTAAGTTGTCTGCGTTTAATCCTTGGTAAGCTAAACCTAACAAGTGTAATCTTTCAAACAATCCTACAGCATCTCCCATTTCGAACATAGCTGTTTGTTCCATAATTGAAGCGAATGCAACTGCGTTCATAACATTTTTCTTTGTACATGCAGCGAAGTGGTTTGCCATGATATTTCTTAACGCATAACCTGGACCTTCTAATGATAATGGGCTACCTAATAAAGCAGCGATGTTTGAACCTTTCATTGTAACTTCGTGTGGGTAACCACCAACAACAGCTGCATGAACCATTGGAGCGTCGAACATGTCAACATCGAATGTTCTAATTATGGCCTCTTTTAATGCCTGAGCTGTGACTAAAACAGAAACTGAATACTCTGCTGCAACATCTAATCTCTTTGATGGAATTTGAACAGCCATCTGTTTTCCATCGTTAATTAATTTGATGGATGTGTCGTCATCTTCTGAGACTCTAACAACTTTTTCAACATATTCAGCAATTGTTTCAGCATTTTCAACAATTGGCAAATCTAACTCTCTTCCTTTAATCATGCAACCTTTTCCACCAACTTGCCCAGTCCTTAAAGCGTTTTCTATTCCTGCTAAGTTAACTGCTACTGTCCTCTTAACATCTTTAACTAACATCTGGATTGTTGGGTTGTGTAATGGACTGATAGCTTCTAAAGGAACGTTTTCTTCTACTAATTTACCTTTTTCATCATACAAGTTTATTGTGTCTTTGTACTTTACCATAGGAATCACTCCCACATATTGGTTCGATATTAGTTATTCGCAGTTTATATATATCCAGTTTTTCATTTGAACGAAATCGTAACATTTATATAGTAGATGGATTTGGAATCTACAAGCAAACTTTTAAATTTAAAATTGATATAAACTCCAATAATTTTTGGTGAGAAAATCCATTATAAAATTTTCTCTTTGAAATTTTTTATTAAAAATATTTGTTATAGTGTGAAATCATGAAAGAGGCTAATCTATTAATAGATTTAAGAGGAGAGCCAGGAATCAACTGCAATGGCTTTTGCAAGTTCTGTTATTTTAGAAAAGTTGATAAACAAAATCCTCAACCATTTGGATGTAGATATTGCCAATTTACAGTGGGCTGTGATTACTGCACTTATTCAGTTAGAGAGATTAATGGTGATTTTATCCCTTTACCATTTGCATTGATGGAACTTCAAAGTAGTTTGCTCTTTAAAAGATACAGCAAAGTTAATTTAACTGCTGGTGGAGATGTTAGCTGTTATCCTCAATTAGAAGAGTTATGCAAAGCTATAAGCAATATAGGTTTAAAAATACATCTTGGCTATACATCAGGAAAAGGATTTAACAAA encodes the following:
- the mcrD gene encoding methyl-coenzyme M reductase operon protein D, whose protein sequence is MVEVEIFPHRYLKASTTEKFLNKIYDLKTVERVVIHGQPLPKVITYGPARGLPVNHTERKIINVKGVPVELTVMAGRFWITLSNDSELDKLDAICKEMFPFGYDLRVGKFLKDRPTVTDYIKYGEDGVFLINEMDRRLIGMVDPRSRMANSVTVVEKEEKEE
- the mcrB gene encoding coenzyme-B sulfoethylthiotransferase subunit beta, yielding MVKYKDTINLYDEKGKLVEENVPLEAISPLHNPTIQMLVKDVKRTVAVNLAGIENALRTGQVGGKGCMIKGRELDLPIVENAETIAEYVEKVVRVSEDDDTSIKLINDGKQMAVQIPSKRLDVAAEYSVSVLVTAQALKEAIIRTFDVDMFDAPMVHAAVVGGYPHEVTMKGSNIAALLGSPLSLEGPGYALRNIMANHFAACTKKNVMNAVAFASIMEQTAMFEMGDAVGLFERLHLLGLAYQGLNADNLVIDLVKANGKNGTVGTVVASVVERALEDGIIKEDKTLPSGFTMYKPVDVAKWNAYAAAGLVAAVIVNCGAARAAQNVASTILYYNDILEYETGLPGVDFGRCEGTAVGFSFFSHSIYGGGGPGIFNGNHIVTRHSKGFAIPPVAAAMCLDAGTQMFSPERTSALVGTVFSAIDEFREPLKYVIKGALEVKDKI